In the genome of Nitrosopumilus sp., one region contains:
- a CDS encoding phosphoadenylyl-sulfate reductase has protein sequence MTKFTQEQVDELNSKIKTTEEVLQWVSDNLHPKVAKASSFGAEDAVVMDIMLKINPNFRFFTLDTGRLPQETYDIIDVVSKKYNISIEVLFPDTKEVEEMVRDKGMNLFYDSVENRKLCCEIRKVHPMNKMLNTLDGWITGLRREQTQNRQNVTIFQLDHGHGGILKINPIVDWTWDQIQEYIKKNNLPYNSLLDKGFPSIGCEPCTRAIKPGEDIRAGRWWWEQGGNKECGLHIDP, from the coding sequence GTGACAAAATTTACCCAAGAACAAGTAGATGAATTAAACTCAAAAATTAAAACAACTGAAGAAGTCTTACAATGGGTTTCAGACAATCTTCATCCAAAAGTTGCAAAAGCATCCAGCTTTGGTGCTGAAGATGCTGTTGTGATGGATATAATGTTAAAAATAAATCCAAACTTTAGATTTTTCACCCTAGATACAGGAAGATTGCCACAGGAAACTTATGATATCATTGATGTTGTAAGTAAGAAATACAATATTTCAATCGAAGTACTATTTCCTGACACAAAAGAAGTAGAAGAGATGGTTCGTGATAAAGGAATGAATCTGTTCTATGATAGTGTTGAAAACAGGAAGCTTTGTTGTGAAATTCGTAAAGTTCACCCAATGAATAAGATGCTGAATACTTTGGATGGTTGGATTACCGGTTTAAGAAGGGAGCAGACCCAAAATCGCCAAAATGTTACAATCTTTCAACTAGATCATGGGCATGGAGGAATTCTAAAGATTAATCCGATTGTAGATTGGACTTGGGATCAGATTCAAGAATATATTAAAAAAAATAATTTGCCATACAACAGTCTACTTGACAAAGGCTTTCCAAGTATAGGGTGTGAACCATGTACAAGAGCAATAAAACCTGGAGAGGATATTCGTGCAGGAAGATGGTGGTGGGAACAAGGAGGCAACAAAGAGTGTGGCCTTCATATAGACCCTTGA
- a CDS encoding thiamine biosynthesis protein produces MDEISYVVVFPSKFSKNKIPQLITNIKKILKIKNQEFKSVKRDGDIILVHANDPVFASSAINLLFGIEKTAIARQAKNDFQNIISEITSIGGNLLLKGEKFLVKVEGIAKGFVTKDVEIAATSNIIEKKVNLGAQPGTDENFDKLLYTYLTKNNAYICIFLDMGKGGIPYQSQKEKTICAIYDEISAVSCYETIKQGYDTKIIVCYRQKSEIMNLAKIVNQIIPRLVQEKMDIEFLQIKINPNGIKNYLIFVNTVLEILLHYTNNRISLALSPLVFSSDFIDHSLKQVFEKKKIPILPLSGIDSSLFHEAKEIGLEKNLKKLEKIVTISTNEIPSFSKKDVESALKTKKKITIQIGPNNVHDILDSLENH; encoded by the coding sequence ATGGATGAAATATCATATGTTGTAGTTTTTCCATCTAAATTTTCAAAAAATAAAATCCCACAATTAATCACAAATATTAAAAAAATTCTCAAAATAAAAAATCAAGAGTTTAAATCTGTTAAACGTGATGGAGACATAATTTTAGTTCATGCAAATGATCCTGTGTTTGCATCATCAGCCATCAATTTACTTTTTGGGATAGAAAAAACTGCTATTGCAAGACAAGCAAAGAATGATTTTCAAAATATCATATCTGAAATTACATCTATTGGTGGTAATTTACTCTTGAAAGGGGAAAAATTCCTAGTCAAAGTTGAAGGAATCGCAAAAGGATTTGTTACAAAGGATGTAGAAATTGCTGCAACATCAAACATTATAGAAAAAAAAGTAAATTTGGGTGCACAACCAGGAACAGATGAAAATTTTGATAAATTACTATACACATATCTTACAAAAAATAATGCATACATCTGTATTTTTTTAGATATGGGTAAAGGAGGAATTCCATATCAATCACAAAAAGAAAAAACAATTTGTGCAATATATGATGAAATTTCAGCAGTTTCTTGTTATGAAACTATCAAACAAGGATATGATACAAAAATTATAGTTTGTTACAGACAAAAATCAGAAATAATGAATCTTGCAAAGATAGTTAATCAAATTATTCCAAGATTAGTACAAGAAAAAATGGATATTGAATTCTTGCAAATTAAAATCAATCCTAACGGAATAAAAAATTATTTAATTTTTGTAAATACGGTATTAGAGATCTTATTACATTATACTAACAATCGTATATCATTAGCATTATCTCCACTAGTTTTTTCATCAGACTTTATTGATCATTCATTAAAACAAGTGTTTGAAAAAAAGAAAATTCCAATTCTTCCATTATCTGGGATAGATTCCAGTTTGTTTCATGAAGCAAAAGAAATAGGGTTGGAAAAAAATTTGAAAAAATTAGAAAAAATAGTCACTATTTCAACAAACGAAATACCCTCATTTTCAAAAAAAGATGTTGAATCTGCACTCAAAACGAAGAAAAAGATCACGATTCAGATTGGTCCAAATAATGTTCATGATATTTTAGATTCTCTAGAGAATCATTGA
- a CDS encoding glycosyltransferase, which yields MLKIGEFIYPWGSGHYSRMMRLNEVLGEYVKEEFEIHFSSKDHVYEKLLKKFPDQKEKIHEILMPTPIDGKFGPSVSMSLMNLLLPISKNPPLVRQIANYLKEERKLYNKEKFDLVINDGDMGSNILAKNRNIPSLFVTNQFRPKLYNSRSYLYPSLIFVAKQIAKASKILVADSPPPYTMCEYNLNFIKEVEEKISYVGHFTNSIKIKKESDSNLEKLVKNNEFGYWMRTGNKSTNDGTGQRYEKVFQQDEMRNEKRIISHARNDPNINSVVGKDGKQYSITEALEKNIDWIQIDIGFLSEQEKDTILNLCKYAVVNGSHTVMGEIMGGKSKPIIGIPIYDEHTNNIRWAEEKNLGILAIKANDVIKGISKIKENYQEFEDSLKEFSKNFVPNGAENSAKIAADTLEEKR from the coding sequence GTGCTCAAAATAGGAGAATTCATCTATCCGTGGGGAAGTGGTCATTATTCTCGAATGATGAGGCTAAATGAGGTTTTAGGCGAATATGTCAAAGAAGAGTTTGAGATTCATTTCTCAAGCAAAGATCACGTGTATGAAAAACTATTAAAAAAATTCCCTGATCAGAAAGAAAAAATTCACGAGATTTTGATGCCAACACCAATTGATGGTAAGTTTGGTCCAAGTGTTTCAATGTCTTTGATGAATTTGTTACTTCCAATATCAAAAAACCCTCCACTAGTTAGGCAAATTGCAAATTATTTGAAAGAAGAAAGAAAACTCTACAACAAAGAAAAATTTGATTTGGTAATTAATGATGGAGATATGGGGTCAAATATTTTAGCAAAGAATAGAAATATTCCAAGTTTATTTGTAACAAATCAATTTCGACCTAAACTATACAATTCTAGATCCTATCTTTATCCATCGCTCATTTTTGTTGCAAAGCAAATTGCCAAAGCATCAAAAATTCTTGTTGCAGATTCACCACCACCATATACAATGTGTGAATATAATTTGAATTTCATTAAAGAGGTAGAAGAAAAAATATCTTATGTAGGTCATTTTACAAATAGTATAAAAATTAAAAAAGAAAGTGATTCAAATCTTGAAAAATTAGTTAAAAATAATGAATTTGGGTATTGGATGAGAACCGGAAATAAATCAACTAATGATGGTACTGGTCAGAGATATGAAAAAGTATTTCAACAAGATGAAATGAGAAATGAAAAAAGAATTATTTCACATGCAAGAAATGATCCTAACATAAATTCGGTGGTTGGAAAAGATGGAAAACAATATTCAATTACAGAAGCGTTAGAGAAAAATATTGATTGGATTCAGATTGATATTGGTTTTCTTTCAGAACAGGAAAAAGATACAATTTTGAATTTATGTAAATATGCAGTTGTGAATGGTTCTCATACAGTAATGGGTGAGATTATGGGTGGAAAATCAAAGCCAATAATTGGAATTCCAATTTATGATGAGCATACTAACAATATTAGATGGGCCGAAGAAAAGAATCTAGGCATATTAGCCATTAAAGCAAATGATGTGATCAAAGGCATATCAAAAATTAAAGAAAATTATCAAGAATTTGAGGATAGTTTGAAAGAATTCTCAAAGAATTTTGTTCCTAATGGAGCAGAAAATTCAGCAAAAATTGCTGCTGATACACTAGAGGAAAAGAGATAA
- a CDS encoding SDR family NAD(P)-dependent oxidoreductase, which produces MKFKNQVVLITGASSGIGKDTAIEFAKQGANIVLVSRTKEKLEQVADELKKFNVVTLVCQCDVSNKEQVKEMSKLVLEKFNSVDILVNNAGFAIYGSVSDLSIDDIESQMETNYFGMIYCIKNFLPSMLEKKSGHIVNVASVAASFGLPGIASYCASKFAMLGFSEGLKHELKNSGVGITVVSPIMVRTNFFEHPSFEKMPKFSPTSLSSKTVAKAILKAANSSRLEIIVPTVVRGAVWFKTTFPYLINPILGKAFKKQLDSIK; this is translated from the coding sequence GTGAAATTCAAAAATCAAGTTGTTTTAATCACTGGCGCATCATCCGGAATTGGTAAAGATACTGCAATAGAATTTGCAAAACAAGGTGCTAACATAGTTTTAGTTTCAAGAACCAAAGAAAAACTTGAACAAGTTGCAGATGAATTAAAAAAATTCAATGTTGTTACACTTGTATGTCAATGTGATGTATCAAATAAAGAACAAGTTAAAGAAATGTCAAAATTGGTTTTAGAGAAATTTAACTCTGTAGATATTTTAGTTAATAATGCAGGTTTTGCAATATATGGTTCTGTATCAGATCTAAGTATTGATGATATAGAATCACAGATGGAAACAAATTATTTTGGAATGATTTATTGCATTAAAAATTTTCTTCCGTCAATGTTAGAAAAAAAATCTGGTCATATAGTTAATGTTGCTTCAGTTGCTGCAAGCTTTGGTTTACCAGGAATTGCTTCATATTGTGCATCAAAATTTGCAATGTTGGGATTTTCAGAAGGCCTGAAACATGAACTAAAAAATTCTGGAGTTGGAATAACTGTTGTTAGTCCAATTATGGTTAGAACAAATTTCTTTGAACATCCTTCATTTGAAAAAATGCCAAAATTTTCTCCAACTTCACTTAGTTCTAAAACTGTTGCAAAAGCTATTTTGAAGGCTGCAAATTCTTCTAGATTAGAAATCATTGTACCGACTGTAGTTAGAGGTGCAGTTTGGTTCAAAACTACATTTCCTTATTTGATCAACCCTATCTTAGGAAAAGCATTCAAAAAACAATTAGATTCTATAAAATAA
- a CDS encoding PD-(D/E)XK nuclease family protein, giving the protein MKQQISKQMGGDQIALAEEIDTPKGIVNFLEKRNGLSKFNPKSRYSVTELVGCQRKSLYKQQGIPQEELLADTTLESMWATVRGDFLHNMTYAYKWREMDMEYYVPLKDKKIATVAGRLDMYDWKTKTIIDLKTTKFVKWQIKQGFLPKPEHILQLQVYDTMFSEYMPVENLNIVYADMSDIVTYKVEKRDLTDWIKTRIQEIESAKIDSVIPNGEVSGLCKFCKYQTRCSEVGNGLIDKPLSTPKPNEETS; this is encoded by the coding sequence ATGAAACAACAAATTTCAAAACAAATGGGTGGCGACCAAATCGCTTTAGCAGAGGAGATTGATACTCCCAAAGGAATCGTTAATTTTTTAGAAAAACGAAATGGACTATCAAAGTTTAATCCAAAATCAAGATATTCTGTAACCGAACTAGTTGGTTGTCAAAGAAAATCTTTGTACAAACAACAAGGAATTCCTCAAGAGGAATTACTCGCAGATACAACACTTGAATCAATGTGGGCAACAGTCAGAGGGGATTTCTTACACAACATGACATATGCATACAAATGGCGAGAGATGGATATGGAATACTATGTTCCATTAAAGGACAAAAAAATTGCAACAGTTGCAGGAAGACTAGACATGTATGATTGGAAAACAAAAACAATCATTGATCTTAAAACAACAAAGTTTGTTAAATGGCAAATAAAGCAAGGATTCTTGCCAAAACCTGAGCATATTTTACAACTTCAGGTATACGATACAATGTTTTCAGAATACATGCCTGTTGAGAATCTAAACATTGTCTATGCAGACATGTCTGATATTGTAACATACAAGGTAGAAAAAAGGGACTTGACTGATTGGATAAAGACTAGAATCCAAGAGATTGAGAGTGCAAAGATAGATAGTGTAATTCCAAATGGTGAAGTATCTGGTTTGTGTAAATTTTGTAAATACCAAACAAGATGTTCAGAGGTAGGAAATGGATTAATTGACAAACCATTGTCTACTCCAAAACCAAATGAGGAAACTTCATGA
- a CDS encoding DUF6293 family protein has protein sequence MVIHIALVGKETGHIWAGLKEIIPADKLYLLHSPNTDSIKFADKARQLKKEVEKRFCETVLVKINAFEMMNILDVIDKIVSDEIKKSNYDLDTIDFAVGVTGGTNIMASGATLGAMLTGTKAYYVQDSRVGPKRKKYAEFLPIPPINIIRSLSKSHQKILQTLEKGSFEWKGEKQLGVMKNKDLEKKLKMRTSSLNSAIKELVKKRFVETERGVPVIKFKKGSADQKPIQVEERLENQMLVKITDLGRIQAKKASLRK, from the coding sequence ATGGTAATCCATATCGCACTAGTAGGCAAAGAAACTGGACATATCTGGGCAGGATTAAAAGAAATTATTCCTGCAGATAAATTATATCTTTTACACAGTCCTAATACAGATTCGATAAAATTTGCAGACAAGGCAAGGCAATTAAAAAAAGAAGTTGAAAAAAGATTTTGTGAAACAGTTCTTGTAAAGATTAATGCATTTGAGATGATGAATATTTTAGATGTAATTGACAAGATTGTCTCAGATGAAATTAAAAAAAGCAATTATGATTTAGATACAATAGACTTTGCAGTAGGAGTTACTGGTGGTACTAACATTATGGCATCAGGTGCGACACTTGGTGCAATGCTTACAGGTACTAAAGCATACTATGTACAAGATAGTAGAGTTGGACCAAAGCGAAAAAAATATGCTGAATTTCTACCAATACCTCCAATTAACATAATTCGTTCACTATCAAAATCACATCAAAAGATTCTGCAAACATTGGAGAAAGGATCATTTGAGTGGAAAGGAGAAAAACAATTAGGTGTAATGAAAAACAAAGACCTAGAAAAGAAACTAAAAATGCGTACATCATCATTAAACTCTGCAATTAAAGAATTAGTAAAGAAGAGATTTGTAGAAACTGAACGTGGAGTTCCTGTAATCAAATTCAAAAAAGGTAGTGCAGATCAAAAACCAATACAAGTAGAAGAAAGATTAGAGAATCAAATGTTAGTAAAGATAACTGATTTGGGAAGGATACAGGCAAAAAAAGCCTCTCTACGTAAATAA
- a CDS encoding class I SAM-dependent DNA methyltransferase: MENKKYEKQSKIKAKTYDTHTIEKPYITDLQKNPMNVSEIVSFLWEKQEFLRSHYKKNKYKDVILPLVVLTRLDIELKPTKSQVLKKIGELKKKKIKVGPAMDSDLNRIAKKSFNNKSEFEDLKDVLGDDAKDIKTNLEDYIDGFSDNIKDVFEKFKFKDLIKDLESKKILWKAVEHFAKYEDMLSKLDNHDMGTVYEELIRKANEASHETAGDHFTPRDVIKTLVAITFSPDIKSILKDPDTIRTIYDPASGTGGMLSESEKFLADHVNKNIKLGLVGQDINDEAYAVCKSDMMIRGVDPQHIQFGNSLTDEDKFPGSKFDYILSNPPYGRDWKDFAEDIEKERKKPDSRYSAGLPRSSDSAMLFLQHIVSKMYDKDSEKTSRVAIVFNGSPLFTGDAGSGESDIRKWLLEDLDYLETIIALPKDLFYNTGITTYIWILTNHKSKARKGKVQLINAVDLCTRLRRGLSSKRNEIEDSHIEQIKSEYDAFPKESKISKIFDTNEFGYAQITVNRPLKRNYSFAPERIELVKAQSTFIKLAESKKKGSAKEKEEVEGRKKQEEIISVLKSANKSKVYKDCNDMEKALEELFDKSKVDISKGMLKAIQNALSEHDDTATPCVKGKKPIYDSDLRDTEKVPLTEDIDEYFKREVLPFVDDAVIDDDTRTKIGYEIPVTRVFYEYKPLRSLEEIDSEIKNLQKEISKDLEDLMD, from the coding sequence ATGGAGAACAAGAAATATGAAAAACAATCAAAAATTAAGGCTAAAACGTATGACACTCATACCATTGAAAAACCCTATATCACTGACCTGCAGAAAAATCCTATGAATGTTTCTGAAATTGTATCATTTCTATGGGAAAAGCAAGAATTCCTTCGTAGTCATTACAAGAAAAATAAGTACAAGGATGTCATTTTACCCCTTGTTGTTTTAACTCGTTTAGATATTGAACTAAAACCTACCAAATCTCAAGTCTTGAAGAAAATTGGAGAGCTCAAAAAGAAAAAGATCAAAGTAGGTCCTGCAATGGATTCTGATTTAAACAGAATAGCAAAGAAGAGCTTTAACAACAAATCTGAATTTGAGGATTTGAAAGATGTTCTAGGAGATGATGCAAAAGACATCAAAACTAATCTTGAGGATTACATTGATGGATTTTCTGATAACATCAAAGACGTTTTTGAGAAATTCAAATTCAAAGATTTAATCAAAGATCTTGAAAGTAAAAAAATTCTATGGAAGGCAGTAGAGCACTTTGCAAAATACGAAGACATGTTATCAAAATTAGACAACCATGATATGGGAACAGTTTATGAAGAATTAATCAGAAAAGCAAATGAAGCATCTCATGAGACTGCAGGAGATCACTTTACACCTCGTGATGTAATTAAAACACTAGTTGCAATAACTTTTTCACCAGATATAAAATCAATTCTCAAAGATCCTGATACAATTCGTACAATTTACGACCCAGCTTCTGGAACTGGAGGAATGCTATCTGAATCTGAAAAATTCCTTGCAGACCATGTAAATAAAAATATCAAACTTGGTTTGGTTGGACAAGACATCAATGATGAAGCATATGCTGTTTGTAAATCAGATATGATGATCAGAGGAGTAGACCCACAACACATTCAATTTGGGAATAGTTTAACTGATGAGGATAAATTCCCAGGCTCAAAATTTGATTATATTTTATCTAATCCACCATATGGTAGAGATTGGAAAGATTTTGCAGAAGATATTGAAAAAGAAAGAAAGAAACCAGATAGTAGATATTCTGCAGGACTGCCACGAAGCAGTGACAGTGCAATGCTGTTTTTACAACACATTGTATCTAAAATGTATGATAAAGATTCAGAGAAAACAAGTAGAGTTGCAATTGTCTTTAATGGTTCTCCATTATTTACTGGTGATGCTGGAAGTGGAGAGAGTGACATTAGAAAGTGGTTACTTGAGGATTTAGATTATCTTGAGACAATTATTGCTCTTCCAAAAGATTTGTTTTACAATACTGGAATCACCACATACATCTGGATTTTAACTAATCACAAAAGCAAAGCAAGAAAAGGCAAAGTTCAGCTAATTAATGCAGTTGATTTGTGTACTAGACTACGTAGAGGTCTGTCAAGTAAAAGAAATGAGATTGAAGACTCCCATATTGAGCAGATAAAATCTGAATATGATGCATTTCCTAAAGAATCAAAAATTTCTAAAATCTTTGATACTAACGAATTTGGCTATGCTCAAATTACAGTTAATCGACCTTTGAAAAGAAATTATTCATTTGCACCTGAAAGAATAGAACTAGTAAAAGCACAGTCAACATTTATCAAATTAGCAGAATCAAAAAAGAAAGGATCTGCTAAAGAAAAAGAAGAGGTGGAAGGTAGAAAAAAACAAGAGGAAATAATTTCTGTATTAAAATCTGCAAACAAATCCAAAGTTTACAAAGATTGTAATGATATGGAAAAAGCATTAGAGGAATTATTTGATAAATCTAAAGTTGATATATCTAAAGGAATGCTCAAGGCAATACAAAACGCACTATCTGAACACGATGATACAGCAACTCCATGTGTTAAAGGCAAAAAACCCATCTATGATTCAGACCTTAGAGATACTGAAAAAGTTCCACTAACTGAAGATATTGATGAATACTTCAAGCGTGAAGTATTGCCATTTGTAGATGATGCAGTAATTGATGATGATACTAGAACTAAAATTGGATATGAAATTCCAGTGACTAGAGTATTTTATGAATACAAACCTCTAAGATCTTTAGAAGAAATTGATTCAGAGATAAAAAATCTCCAAAAAGAAATCTCAAAAGACTTGGAGGATTTGATGGATTGA
- a CDS encoding restriction endonuclease subunit S, which produces MKQYSQMKDSRIKGLGKIPSSWTEIPLQYLASSESNAFTDGPFGSNLKSSEYVDSGVLLIQLNNIGDGKFYLKNPTYITEEKFQSLSKHNAIPGDVVVSKMADPIARACLVPDIESKYFIVSDCIRLRTKDNVNNQFLTYAINSPYFRQRAASFGGGSTRQRIQLTQLKKLSIILPEKEQKQIINYLDKKTKKIDDEILKNQKLIELLKEQKQSVINHAVTKGLDDTITMKDSGIDWVGKIPKHWNVKSIRYILIPGKLGIKIGPFGSSLKLNSMSKSGFKVYGQENVIKRDFDLGERFIDKKKFDEMIVHEIVPNDIIVTMMGTTGLSQVVPKKIQKGIMDSHLVRIRSNNQICDTNFLSLLINSSDYVKFELKLESKGSIMEGLNSSILKSVKILLPESIKEQKQITDHLDKKTKAVDSLILKIELQIKQLQEFRESLISSAVTGKIQVTEA; this is translated from the coding sequence TTGAAACAATATTCTCAAATGAAAGATTCTAGAATCAAAGGACTAGGAAAAATTCCATCTAGTTGGACTGAAATACCACTTCAATATCTGGCATCTTCTGAATCAAATGCATTTACCGATGGTCCCTTTGGTTCTAATCTAAAATCAAGTGAATATGTTGATTCAGGAGTACTGTTAATACAATTAAACAATATTGGTGATGGTAAATTTTATCTTAAAAATCCCACCTACATTACAGAAGAAAAGTTTCAATCATTAAGTAAACATAATGCAATTCCAGGAGATGTCGTTGTTTCAAAAATGGCTGATCCTATAGCCCGTGCATGCCTTGTTCCTGATATTGAATCAAAATATTTCATAGTTTCAGATTGTATAAGATTACGAACAAAAGATAATGTTAACAATCAATTTCTTACTTATGCAATAAATAGTCCCTATTTTCGTCAAAGAGCAGCTTCATTTGGGGGAGGTTCTACTAGACAAAGAATTCAATTAACACAACTAAAAAAATTATCCATCATATTACCAGAGAAAGAACAAAAACAAATTATAAATTATTTAGATAAAAAAACAAAGAAAATAGATGATGAAATATTAAAAAATCAAAAACTAATTGAATTATTAAAAGAACAAAAACAATCTGTAATTAATCATGCAGTAACTAAAGGACTAGATGACACAATTACAATGAAAGATTCTGGAATAGATTGGGTTGGAAAAATACCAAAACATTGGAATGTTAAATCTATTCGGTATATTCTCATTCCTGGAAAATTAGGAATTAAAATTGGACCTTTTGGAAGTTCATTAAAACTTAATTCTATGAGTAAATCAGGATTCAAAGTATATGGTCAAGAAAATGTTATAAAACGAGATTTTGATCTAGGTGAACGATTTATTGATAAAAAAAAATTTGATGAGATGATTGTGCATGAAATTGTTCCTAATGATATAATTGTAACAATGATGGGTACAACTGGATTATCACAAGTAGTTCCTAAGAAAATTCAGAAAGGAATAATGGATTCTCACTTAGTAAGAATTAGATCAAATAATCAAATTTGTGATACAAATTTTTTATCTCTTTTGATAAACTCTTCTGATTATGTTAAATTTGAGCTAAAGTTAGAGAGTAAGGGTTCTATCATGGAAGGATTGAATTCTTCAATTCTAAAATCTGTAAAAATTTTATTACCTGAATCAATTAAAGAACAAAAACAAATCACAGATCATTTAGATAAAAAAACAAAAGCAGTTGATTCCCTAATCCTCAAAATAGAATTACAAATCAAACAACTTCAAGAATTCAGAGAATCTTTAATCTCATCAGCAGTTACGGGCAAAATTCAGGTGACAGAGGCATGA